In the genome of Gemmatimonadota bacterium, the window GGGGAGCTGCTGGAAGCGCTCGAGCGCGAGACCGCACGCTCCCTTACCCTCTGGCGGCGGCTCACACCGGCGCAGCTCTTCGTCATCAGCTTCCTGTTGCTGGACGCGTTCGGCACACTCCTGCTGCTCACGCTCCCCGGCATCTATGCCGGGGAGCGCTTGTCCTTCGTGGAGGCACTCTTCACCGCGACCAGCGCCATCTGCGTTACCGGACTCATCGTGGTGGATACGGCAAGCTACTTCACCCCCTTCGGCCAGGGCGTGCTGCTGCTTCTGATCCAACTGGGTGGCCT includes:
- a CDS encoding potassium transporter TrkH is translated as MPTPGELLEALERETARSLTLWRRLTPAQLFVISFLLLDAFGTLLLLTLPGIYAGERLSFVEALFTATSAICVTGLIVVDTASYFTPFGQGVLLLLIQLGGL